The following is a genomic window from Rhodothermales bacterium.
TGAAGTTTGTAGCGGAGCGGTTACGTCCCATCTCGATATCCTTTTGCGCGATGATTGACCGATTGACCGAGATGCCATTCTCCTGTACATAAAGCTCACACGTGTCGGTCGCGCTGTCGTCGTCGCCGTCCTTCGCGTACGCTCGCTCGACCCTGCCTCCTGCACCAGTGCCCTGGAAAACTACCGACACCTCCTCACCTCTCACCATCTCCGCCCACGAGGCTTGAAGGGTCAAGACCTGACCCGTCTTGAACGTTACGAACGCGTGCGCGGCGGCCTCTACGTCCGTGGTCCCACCCTCGACGTCAGGCAATCCCCATGGCCCCTTGAAGTTTTTGTCGTTGATGAAGTCGTCGAAGGTCTGTCCAAGTACGTAGGCCGGCTCCGGATAGTCCATGAAATACAGGGCAAGATCGAGCATGTGCAACAGGTCGATGAGCGGGCCGCCGCCTGAGAGGGCACGTGTCGTGAACCATCCGCCAAACCCCGGGATGCCCACTCTCCGGATCCACTTCGCCTGCGCCGAATTGATGGTTCCGACAGTACCGTCCTCGATGTAGTTGCGGATCGCGTACGACTCCGGCCGCGCACGGTTGTTGAAATTGAACATCAAGATCTTGCCTGAAGCCTCCGCTGCCTCAATCATGCCGACTACCTCAGCGGCGTTCAGCGCAGGCGGCTTCTCGCAGAACACGTGCTTTCCGGCGTTCAGGCCCTGGATGGCCAGCGGTGCGTGGAATTTGTTCGGGACGATAATCGAGATCGCGTCCAGGCCCTTCATCTCAAGCAGATCCGAAACGTCGTCGAAGACGTGGGGAATGTCACGCTCTGCCGCAACCTTGTTCGCCCGCTCGATCGCGATATCCGCGATGCCAACGATTTCCGCACCCGCCGATTCAAAGCCTTCGATGTGATAGTCGACCATTCCGCCAGCGCCGACAATTCCGATACTTATAGCCATAGGAGATACCTGTTGTTACGCGTGAAAGCTGTCCGGACGAAATGTCCGCATATGCGTTTTCAGGACGCTCACGTTCACCCGAAATATAGCTTCCGGATGTGGGTCTCGCCGCTGCAATTGACGTCCCGGGACGTCGGGCATTCTTCGCTGTGCACGCGCGTGTCTTTCAGCGGCTAAGAGACAAATACGCGGCCGCTAGCGTTGGCGCATTACGAACTCACGTCGGGTCATTCGTCAGTTCCGCTAAACCACGAGTTTTGGTGGGATAAGACATAAACACATTCCGCGGAAGATTAGCGTAGTTGAGCACCACCACCCGCTGTCCTGCCGTTCGAATGGATTGTTCAGGGTACTCCGATCGGGTTTGAGGCACACGATCATGAGGGGGGATGAGCGAGAGTTTAGTCGACCGCTCGTCGCCCTCAACTCAACAGAAATCGGGCTCTGGGCCGTCTCTCGGGCTGCCCGGTGATTCCTGACTGATCAAAACCGGCCCTCACGGCGTGCGGATGTCGCCGATATTCCTTAATGTGTTCATATCAGGTCTAACGGATTGGGCGTCGTCGCAGGGACTACGAGCGCCGCAGTCTGCAAATCTCACAGAAATCCCCGTTGATACCTAGCGAAAGGATTTCGCCAGACCCGGCTTTCCGCCTGGTCCGGTATTTGTAAACCTCTCAATGTGCTGTCGTCCAGGGTTGTTCTTCGATCTGATTCAGATCGTCGGATGGCGCGGGCGGTGGTAGAAAAGCACTTTGCACAGTGGGCCGTACGCGTGGCCGGATTCGGCCGTCGCAGAAACGGTACAATTCTGATCACTAAAAGAACAGTTCCATGTCAAAACTGAGACAATTCCTTAGCACTGCCGTCCGCTCTGCGGCGTTTGTGGCAGCCGGCCTGCTGGTCTACTCTGCTGCTTCGGCCCAGATCGTGATCGACGATTTTGAGACGACACAAATTATTACAGACGCTGGTCCGACAGTCGCATGGGCCGCGGACGGCATACTCGGCGAGTACCGTACCGGGCGCGTCAACTGGGCGGTGGGAGAGACTGGTATGGTCATCGATGGCGGTGCCTTTTTTGCCGCGGACCCGCAAGGCGTGGGTTCCGTTATCCTGGAGTGGGACGGCGACGATGATACCGACACCTACTCCGAAACCGGTCTGGGCGGTGTGGACCTCACGATGGACGATGCCAACGTCGCACAGCTTGGTATCCGATTCGAGGTATTCGCCGAGCTGTCCTATAAAGTACTTCTGGTCGTTAGCACGGACGAGACACATGCCTCGTCAGTGGAGCTCGACGGAGCCGGGTTCTCCGTGATCACGATTCCGTGGCTCGATTTCGTCGACAGCGGCACAGCCGGTGGAGCCGATTTCTCGAACGTCGGCTCAATCCTGATGGTGTTCGCAGGTGACAATGACTTCGCTATCGGACCCGTCGACACGTATCCGGACGACAACATCCTGCCGGTCGAGCTGGTCTCCTTCGACGCCGTGACCAACGGATCGACGGTCAACCTGTCCTGGAACGTTGCATCCGAATCAGACAACAGCGGATTCTTCGTCGAGCACAAGTCGGTATCTCTCGCGAAAGACTGGTCGGAGATGGGCTTCGTGGGTTCGAAGGGCAATACGACGGCCGGCGCTTCCTATGGCTTCACGGCCGACGTAGCACTTGCCGGACGTCACCAGTTCCGACTCCGCCAGGTGGACCTCGATGGTACGTTCACGTACTCGCCGATCGTGGAGGTAAGTGTCGACGTACCGGGCAGCTTCCTGCTTGGAAAGGCATACCCGAATCCGTTCAATCCGACGACGAGCTTCTCACTTTCGCTCGCAGCCGGCCAGAACGTCGAGATCAGTGTGTTTGACCAGCTGGGTCGCCAGGTGATGACGCTGCACAAGGGATTCCTTGAAGGTTCGCAGGGTCATGTGTTCAACATCGATGCGAGTGCACTGACCACCGGCATGTACGTAGTCCGGGCCGCCGGTGAGGTTGCAACTTCGTCGATGACGGTGACGCTCATCAAGTAGTCGCTGCGGAACCGCGACATACTGCTTAAGTAGCTAAGCCGGGCGGGGAATTCCTCGCCCGGCTTTTCTATTGCGGTCACCGTCCCCGAGACGACTAATGACGTTTCTCAACCCGCTGATTCTGTTCGGCCTGATCGCAGCGGGTATTCCGTTACTGATCCACCTGTTCAATTTCCGCCGGCCGCAGAAGGTTGATTTCAGCTCGCTCGCATTCCTGCGTGAGCTCCAGTCAACGACCATGCAACGGGTCAAGATCAAGCAGTGGTTGCTGCTGCTGCTACGGACGCTGGCCATCGCGAGCCTGGTGCTTTCGTTCGCCCGGCCCACGCTCAAGGGGTCGATCGCGAGCGTCCTGGGCGGAGATGCCGAGAGCGCCAGTGTTCTTGTACTCGATAACTCTCTCTCGATGACGGTCCGCGATGTTGACGGGGTCCTGCTCGATCAGGCTCGCGAGACGGCCCGAGGCTTCGCCGAGCTGTTCGGATCGGGCGACCAGGTGGCCGTCATCCGGACGAGCGATCGGAATCCGGATGAGATACGCTGGCTGAAGTCGAGGCAGGCGGTGGAGGGGGAGATCGACGAAACCGAGCCCTCGGCCATAGCGATGAGCATCAGCGAAGCCGTCACACATGCGGGGCGCTTGCTGGGGCCATCTTCCTTTGTAAATCGGGAAGTATTTGTTCTGTCAGATTTCCAGACGGCCACGCTCGGTGACTCCCTGACGTCGGACTTCCCTGCGGGCGTGCCCGTGAGGCTGGTGAAGATCGGGTCGCAGGACGTCGTCAACACGGCCGTCACGGACGTGGTCATTACGAGTCAGATCGTCGAGCCCAACCGACCCGTACGGATGGAGGCAACGATCTCGGGCACGGGTTCTGAGAGCGGGTCGTCGGCCCTGGTCAGCGTGTTTCTTGATGGAGAGCGATCTGCTCAATCGGAAGTGGAAGTACCGGCCAACTCGGTCGCGACCACCGAGTTCGTGGTCACGCCGCGCCGCACCGGCTGGCTGGAAGGCGTTGTGGAACTGGAGGATGACGCATTCCAGAATGACAACCGCAGATACTTCACGATCGCAGTTCCGGAGACCCGCCGTGTGCTTCTTGTTCGCGGCGCGGGTTTTCGTTCGAACTATCTCAACCTTGCTCTGTCGGCAGAGGTGGCGCCCGGCCGAACGCGATTTGACCTTGATGTCGTCACGCCGTCCGGACTGTCGTCCGCGCGCGTGAGTGACTACGATGTATTGATCCTGGCGGGCGTTTCGGATCTTTCGAGCGGTCAGATCAGCGCCGTCGGATCTTTTGCAGAGGCCGGCGGGGGGCTGCTCATCTTCCCGTCAGTGACGTCCGACGCATCGGCAACCAACGACGTGCTGGCACGGCTGGGCGGAGGGTCGGTGGAGCGAACGGTGAGCGCCGCTGCGGCCGGGGCACCCGTGGCCGTCATTGACGAGGCGGACACCGAACACACTCTTTTTGAAGGCGTGTTCCAGATTGATGATGCGACGACGGGTCCGCGTATCGAGCGGCTCGATGTGTTCCGGTATTCGGCGTACCGCTCGGCGAACGCCGCAGAGATTACGCTCATGCGTCTCTCGACAGGACACCCGTTCCTTCAGGAGATTCCCGTGGGGCGAGGCAAAGCGCTCTTCATGGCTTCCTTGCCGGTGCCCGAGTGGTCCGAGTTGCCTGTTCGTGGTCTCTTCGTACCGCTGATATATCGAGCGCTGAGCTATCTGTCGTCAGGTGAATCACCTGCCGGGGACGATCTCACGATTGGTCGCGGACTGGACGTGCTGCTGCCCGGATCGAGCGAGTCGGACGTAATTATAATTGCCGGGGCAGACCAGGAGCTGGTGCCGCCGCAGCGACCGTCGTTTGGCGGAGTGGTGGTCACCATCGGTGACGAGGTGGAAACGGCCGGCGTCTACGACGTGAGAATCGGTCAGCGCCTTGCACGAAAAATCTCTGCGAATCTGGATCCTGTGGAATCCGACCTTCGGACGGGCTCTGGAAATTCGGCCGCCAATCGATTGAAAGGGGGAAGTGAGATTGACGTCCGGGAAATGCTGCTCGAGAAGGCCGGAGGTCCTGGGTTTGCGGCCGCCGTGGCCACGATGCGTACGGGATTAGAGCTGTGGAACGTCTTTTTGGGGGTCGCGTTGGTAATTCTGCTGGCAGAAATGCTTGTCTCCAGGCTGTGGAAGCCTGAGGCAGCATCCGGTTAATTTGAGCGCAGAATCCTCTGGTTGAGCCGAATTAGATATGCCTGTCGAAACCGACATTCTGAAGCTTCTGCAGGTCTTCTTGCTGCTGGCGTTTCTCGGAGTAACAGGCCTCTTTCTGATTCTGTCGGTGATTCATCGGCGTCGGCTGCTCGGGGTGCTTGTCTCCGTTCCAACCGGGACGTTCTTCGGCATTCCCGCCCGGCCCGTGGTTTTTGCCGCGGTCTTGCTGGCCATCCTGGGCGCGGGTATTCTGGCAGGCGCGACCGTCTCACCGTTTCTCATCGCCGGGTACATCCTGGGTGCGGTCTGCTGGGGAGCAGCCACCCACATCAGCACCACAATTCTCGTGTTTGACTATGGACTCGTGACCGGTTTGATAGACCGGGACGCGTCACTGCTCTGGAATCGAGTGGAAGATTATTTCTGCCGCGACAAGAATCGGTTCCAGGACCTCTACGTCTTCTTCTATCGGGACGAGCGTGGCAAACAGCGGCGATTCGAGGTCGCGGTGCCGCGCGCATACGTGACCGAGTTTTCTCAGGTCGTCGATGACATTCTCGAGACGCGTTTCACCGCACGCATGCAGCGTCGAACGACCCGCCGGGCCTTCAAAGGACTGTAGCCGAAAGCGCTCACGTGCAACCGCCGGAGCGCCCCCCGGTTCAAGAGGTTCGCACAACCCGCCACACGACACGTCAACTATTGTCTGAGTCCGCACCACAACCGCAGGAGAAGGCCATCCTCGTCGGAGTCTCGCGCATGGGCGAGGGGTCCTGGGAGATCGATGACTCCCTGGATGAACTCGAACTGCTCGCGGATACCGCCGGGGCCCTCGTAACGGATCGCGTCGTTCAAAGCCTGACGAAGATCAACCCGGCAACCTATGTCGGCAAGGGAAAAGTTCAGGAGATAAAAGGCCTGGTCAAGATGCGGGACGCAGACCTCGTGATCTTTGACGACGACCTGGTGCCAGTCCAGCTTCGGAATCTGGAGCGCGAATTCGGCTGCAAGCTTGTCGACCGCTCGGGGCTGATCCTCGACATCTTCGCAAGCCGCGCCAAGACGGCCACCGCGAAGACACAGGTCGAACTCGCACAACTGGACTATCTCCGCACGCGCCTCACCCGCGCGTGGACACACCTTTCGCGTCAGAAGGGTGGCATCGGCACGAAGGGTCCCGGTGAGACACAGATCGAAACCGACCGCCGAATGATCGGCCATCGGATCTCTGTGCTCACCGATCGACTCAAGAAAATCGATCAGCAACGAAAAACTCAGCGCAAGGGACGATCACAGTACACGCGGGTGTCACTGGTCGGCTACACGAACGCCGGAAAGTCAACACTTATGAATGCGCTCGCCGACACAACGCTGCTCGCTGAAGACCGGCTCTTCGCGACACTCGACTCAACAACACGAGTGGCTGCACTTGGTCCGGGAAAAGAGATCCTGCTTTCGGACACCGTCGGCTTCATCCGGAAGCTGCCGCACAAACTGATCGAGAGCTTCAAGAGCACACTCGACGAGGTGAGGGAGTCGGATGCACTTGTTCACGTCGTAGATGTCACACATCCGGGATTTCAGGATCAGATTCGAACGGTGAATCTTACTCTCAAGGAACTTGGCGCCCTCGAGAAGCCGACCTTGATGGTGTTCAACAAGATCGACAGACTCGACGAAAAGGAGATCATTCGGCCGCTTCAATCAGAGTACCGACACTCGGCTTTCGTGTCCGGCCTCCGTGGTATCGGTTTGACCGAGCTCAAAGCGGGCTTGGTCGAGATGATCGAGAGCGACTTCGTCGAACGTACGCTGTACATACCGGCCGAAGATTCGAAAACCGTTGCACGCATTCATCAGGTGGCCGAAGTGATCGATGAAGAGTATGTGATTGTGGACAGCTCCACCGACGGAGAGCAGAAGGCGGTCGTCCGTCTCCGGTTTCGCGTGTCCCCGATGCAGCAGTCGGCTCTCAAGTCCGATCTGGACAAGTATGCGGATTCGGCCTAGCAGGAACCTGTTCCGCGAAGGCAGGTTTGCCGGAGGCAAAACTGAGCGGGGTTCGGCCTCGCGGATCCCGGACCTCCACGGATTCAGGCATGCGTATTGCACTGTAACCCGTTGGGCGGATCGTTAACTGAACGATGGACGCGTACGATCCTGTTGATAATAGCTGACGACGTCGAGCGAAAATGACGATAGGGAACCTCATAAGCAGATCAGTTCCGGCACTCAGAATGACGGACTCGGTCGAGTTCGCTCTGTCGCTTCTGATGGAGCTTCGCCTCCGCCACCTGCCGGTTGTGGACGGCGATGGCGCGTTGCGAGGAATCGTGTCGGAAGACACGCTCCTGGATGCCGATGGACCAGAGGCACTTGTGGGCCAACTTATTGAGGGGACTCCTGTCTCGGCGACGCTCGATCAGCATGTCTTTGACGCGACGCGAATCATGGTCAGGCACGACCTCACGGCACTGCCCATTCTTGATAGTGAAGGTCGTCTGGCAGGGATCGTGAAGCGCCACGACATCCTCGACCAGTTCGCCAGAATGCTGTCGACCGACGAGCCCGGAGCAATCCTCGCTCTCGAGGTACATCCGTCCGACTACTCTCTGTCACAGCTTGTCTATTCGATTGAGCAGGCTGACGTCAAGATTCTCTCGATTTCGACTGAGGCGGCGGCAGGAGAAGGCGGGACAATTTCTGTCACCGTCAAGCTCAATTCGTCCGAAACAGCACGTGTCCGTCACGTTCTGGAGCACCAGGGCTATCGCATCGTCGCAGCGTTCAGTGACGAATACGACGAAGAAGATTTCCGCCAGCGCGTGCAGGAGTTCATGCGATATCTCGAGGTCTGACGAGTCCATGCCGGACCCATCTCGAACCGAGGCTCTGACCGGAATCCTCGACTCACTGGTTCTTGCGGCATCGCTCGATGTCGCAGCACGCTTCGTCCGAACGTATCGTGATCGCCGGGACGGCGTCGATCCGTCTTCGCAAGAAACGGACGAGGTAGCCCTGGAGCGCCTGGCTGGTCTCGTGGACGGCCTGGGGGAGATCGCCGCACGCCTTCGACTGTATCACCTCCTGGCGATGGGTGAAGCACCGATTGAATCGACACTCATTCGGAGATTTGAAGCCCTCACGCTGGTTGGAAGGGCTGCGGGCATGTTGCGAGTGGTGCACCAGAGTCTCCTCAGCGTGTACCCCGCCGTTGATGAAGCCGTAGTCGAGCGTGCGCGACGTCTGCAGACGCAATTTGACAGTGGGAATGAGCATGGATTGGCAAACGTGGAGGATGTCGATCGGTTGGAGGAGTTCGCGCGGTCGCTTTCGCTCCAGCTTGCATCGCCAAACCGCTCCTGACGGCCTCCACTCCCGGCTTTCAATACGCCAGAAATACTGCTTTCAGAAGCACGTAGCGCACGGTTTTTTCGTATCTTAGGTGGTTCGATATCCCGTCGACCCGTCTCCCACCAACCGCACACACCCACGAGATGAAGGACGCGAAGAAGCAGGCCGGAAGAGCGGCCTATGGCGCCTCAAATATCCAGGTCCTTGAAGGCCTTGAAGCGGTTCGTAAGCGGCCCGCAATGTACATCGGCGATGTAAGTTTTCGGGGCCTTCATCACCTCGTCTATGAGGTCGTGGACAACTCCATTGATGAGGCCCTCGCCGGCTACTGCGACCAGATCGATGTGGTGCTGAACGCAGATGGATCGGTCACGGTGTCGGACAACGGTCGCGGTATCCCGGTCGAGATGCACGAGGTCGAAGGTCGGTCAGCCCTCGAGGTTGTCATGACGACCCTGCACGCTGGCGGGAAGTTCGACAAGGACACGTACAAGGTGTCCGGTGGTCTGCATGGAGTCGGCGTCTCATGCGTGAATGCCCTTTCGAAGAGGTTGATTGCCACAATCAGTCGCGACGATCACATCTGGCAGCAAGAGTACAAATGCGGAAAACCGACGATTCCTGTCACTCAGTTGGAGTCTACGGCCGACGAGGACAAAACCGGAACGACCGTTCAGTTTTGGCCTGACGATTCAATCTTCCAGACAACGGACTACCGGTTCGACACGCTGGCCGAACGCCTTCGCGAACTGGCTTATCTGAATCGGAACGTGCACATCTCGATTGAAGATGCTCGCGATCCCGACGAAATGCTCCGTGAGGAATAC
Proteins encoded in this region:
- a CDS encoding T9SS type A sorting domain-containing protein → MSKLRQFLSTAVRSAAFVAAGLLVYSAASAQIVIDDFETTQIITDAGPTVAWAADGILGEYRTGRVNWAVGETGMVIDGGAFFAADPQGVGSVILEWDGDDDTDTYSETGLGGVDLTMDDANVAQLGIRFEVFAELSYKVLLVVSTDETHASSVELDGAGFSVITIPWLDFVDSGTAGGADFSNVGSILMVFAGDNDFAIGPVDTYPDDNILPVELVSFDAVTNGSTVNLSWNVASESDNSGFFVEHKSVSLAKDWSEMGFVGSKGNTTAGASYGFTADVALAGRHQFRLRQVDLDGTFTYSPIVEVSVDVPGSFLLGKAYPNPFNPTTSFSLSLAAGQNVEISVFDQLGRQVMTLHKGFLEGSQGHVFNIDASALTTGMYVVRAAGEVATSSMTVTLIK
- a CDS encoding Gfo/Idh/MocA family oxidoreductase; the encoded protein is MAISIGIVGAGGMVDYHIEGFESAGAEIVGIADIAIERANKVAAERDIPHVFDDVSDLLEMKGLDAISIIVPNKFHAPLAIQGLNAGKHVFCEKPPALNAAEVVGMIEAAEASGKILMFNFNNRARPESYAIRNYIEDGTVGTINSAQAKWIRRVGIPGFGGWFTTRALSGGGPLIDLLHMLDLALYFMDYPEPAYVLGQTFDDFINDKNFKGPWGLPDVEGGTTDVEAAAHAFVTFKTGQVLTLQASWAEMVRGEEVSVVFQGTGAGGRVERAYAKDGDDDSATDTCELYVQENGISVNRSIIAQKDIEMGRNRSATNFIRTIEGKEEPLNTPAQALSLMKIIDAIYESARSGRPVAC
- a CDS encoding CBS domain-containing protein; this encodes MTIGNLISRSVPALRMTDSVEFALSLLMELRLRHLPVVDGDGALRGIVSEDTLLDADGPEALVGQLIEGTPVSATLDQHVFDATRIMVRHDLTALPILDSEGRLAGIVKRHDILDQFARMLSTDEPGAILALEVHPSDYSLSQLVYSIEQADVKILSISTEAAAGEGGTISVTVKLNSSETARVRHVLEHQGYRIVAAFSDEYDEEDFRQRVQEFMRYLEV
- the hflX gene encoding GTPase HflX encodes the protein MGEGSWEIDDSLDELELLADTAGALVTDRVVQSLTKINPATYVGKGKVQEIKGLVKMRDADLVIFDDDLVPVQLRNLEREFGCKLVDRSGLILDIFASRAKTATAKTQVELAQLDYLRTRLTRAWTHLSRQKGGIGTKGPGETQIETDRRMIGHRISVLTDRLKKIDQQRKTQRKGRSQYTRVSLVGYTNAGKSTLMNALADTTLLAEDRLFATLDSTTRVAALGPGKEILLSDTVGFIRKLPHKLIESFKSTLDEVRESDALVHVVDVTHPGFQDQIRTVNLTLKELGALEKPTLMVFNKIDRLDEKEIIRPLQSEYRHSAFVSGLRGIGLTELKAGLVEMIESDFVERTLYIPAEDSKTVARIHQVAEVIDEEYVIVDSSTDGEQKAVVRLRFRVSPMQQSALKSDLDKYADSA
- a CDS encoding VWA domain-containing protein produces the protein MTFLNPLILFGLIAAGIPLLIHLFNFRRPQKVDFSSLAFLRELQSTTMQRVKIKQWLLLLLRTLAIASLVLSFARPTLKGSIASVLGGDAESASVLVLDNSLSMTVRDVDGVLLDQARETARGFAELFGSGDQVAVIRTSDRNPDEIRWLKSRQAVEGEIDETEPSAIAMSISEAVTHAGRLLGPSSFVNREVFVLSDFQTATLGDSLTSDFPAGVPVRLVKIGSQDVVNTAVTDVVITSQIVEPNRPVRMEATISGTGSESGSSALVSVFLDGERSAQSEVEVPANSVATTEFVVTPRRTGWLEGVVELEDDAFQNDNRRYFTIAVPETRRVLLVRGAGFRSNYLNLALSAEVAPGRTRFDLDVVTPSGLSSARVSDYDVLILAGVSDLSSGQISAVGSFAEAGGGLLIFPSVTSDASATNDVLARLGGGSVERTVSAAAAGAPVAVIDEADTEHTLFEGVFQIDDATTGPRIERLDVFRYSAYRSANAAEITLMRLSTGHPFLQEIPVGRGKALFMASLPVPEWSELPVRGLFVPLIYRALSYLSSGESPAGDDLTIGRGLDVLLPGSSESDVIIIAGADQELVPPQRPSFGGVVVTIGDEVETAGVYDVRIGQRLARKISANLDPVESDLRTGSGNSAANRLKGGSEIDVREMLLEKAGGPGFAAAVATMRTGLELWNVFLGVALVILLAEMLVSRLWKPEAASG